A window of the Fusarium poae strain DAOMC 252244 chromosome 3, whole genome shotgun sequence genome harbors these coding sequences:
- a CDS encoding hypothetical protein (CAZy:GH5), producing the protein MTSASLFQSILPFWSNSYRSKKSRFKYSRLLTLEIRLLELQPGLPEDPLAGTILQRELAPGNRKIPDYEALSYCWGDQSHPQTISLAAEHHSHGAHSKTPTKSQCLEIGPNLASALKSLRYHDRSRILWCDSICINQRNLAERSSQVQRMGDVYRWAKRVVIWLGPETSWSRTIMEALRGLANQVPQTIDITRDWHRIGQVLGVNRTGPIPTTHDQLLAYEQLLDIDWHRRLWTFQEIAFANQETSIVRFGGEEMLWNMYKNSVMFMSLQVDNVSPACVKNVQVFTAKFMAGNMFGMGDSHEWVGFLHLTNRYECTDIRDRLYAIRGFLRTDVAQSIRVDYRKSAKQILASACVSHINRNGTLQFLELCNSDTKPTWTADLGKQLHTLSLTSSASGKSAASAVLVKSGVLEVAGVSCDEICSTPIVLPYKRFDQPEEEYMLLLIQFLQCLTGNEDFYNDDECLNELINMLKFGLLWDHDIAFTKSRPEAAAKANGERLTERWLPDNTKIRGVNLGSQFIIERWMAEESWKSMGCSAYNDEWACVEGIGQAKANAAFKKHWETWITEADIKEIASLGLNAVRIPVGYWMYEDIIQDGEYWPRGGIWHLDRISVPDPGFYTPENYERAYRFLEWMTKRIHTNGNYTTVGMLEVLNEPVHVPKWKDEAADMIKNYYPNAYKRITAMEGYLKVASSDRLHIQFMGKSWGSGDPRTYLPDDEHIFFDAHRYLSFDNRIAGNKKAYIQTACNDDMGRHVFVGEWSLSVNSTLKNTDEFKVDGQETWYKAYWAAQAESFEKGDGWFFWSWKCDGKLGKQDWRWCYQSAVAAGVIPKDAGSAAKLSPCDRYTR; encoded by the exons ATGACTTCTGCCAGTCTTTTTCAATCTATTCTTCCTTTTTGGAGTAATTCCTACAGGTCTAAAAAGTCTCGCTTCAAATATTCTCGATTACTTACTCTCGAGATACGACTCTTGGAACTACAGCCTGGCTTACCCGAAGACCCCCTCGCAGGCACCATTTTACAGAGAGAATTGGCCCCCGGAAATCGCAAGATACCAGATTATGAGGCTTTGTCCTACTGCTGGGGCGACCAGTCTCATCCCCAGACTATCAGCCTTGCCGCCGAGCACCACTCACACGGGGCGCATTCAAAAACTCCCACAAAGTCACAGTGTCTTGAGATCGGACCAAATCTCGCCTCCGCTTTAAAGTCTCTGCGATACCATGATCGGAGTCGCATTCTCTGGTGCGATTCAATCTGCATCAACCAGAGAAATCTTGCCGAACGATCTTCCCAGGTTCAACGAATGGGAGATGTGTATCGGTGGGCCAAGAGAGTTGTTATCTGGCTGGGTCCTGAAACGTCCTGGAGTCGTACAATCATGGAGGCTCTACGTGGGCTAGCAAACCAAGTACCGCAAACAATCGATATAACACGCGACTGGCACAGAATAGGTCAAGTTCTTGGCGTGAACAGAACAGGGCCTATTCCAACCACTCATGATCAATTGCTTGCGTATGAGCAGCTATTAGACATAGATTGGCACCGAAGGCTTTGGACATTTCAAGAAATAGCATTCGCCAACCAAGAAACGTCAATTGTGAGGTTTGGCGGTGAGGAAATGCTATGGAATATGTACAAGAATTCTGTCATGTTCATGTCCTTGCAAGTTGACAACGTTTCGCCCGCCTGCGTAAAGAACGTTCAGGTATTCACGGCCAAGTTTATGGCTGGTAATATGTTTGGTATGGGTGATAGTCATGAGTGGGTTGGTTTTCTCCATTTGACCAACCGCTACGAATGCACAGATATTCGAGACAGGTTATATGCAATCCGGGGGTTCTTGAGAACGGACGTTGCTCAATCGATTCGAGTGGACTACAGGAAGTCTGCCAAGCAGATATTGGCTTCAGCTTGTGTTTCTCATATAAACCGCAATGGGACTCTGCAGTTCCTGGAGTTGTGCAATTCGGATACAAAACCAACCTGGACAGCAGACCTTGGAAAGCAGTTGCACACGCTGAGTCTTACCAGTAGCGCCAGTGGAAAGTCAGCTGCTTCTGCTGTTCTCGTCAAGTCTGGTGTTTTGGAGGTGGCGGGAGTGTCTTGTGATGAGATATGCAGCACCCCAATTGTTCTCCCCTACAAACGTTTCGATCAGCCCGAGGAAGAGTATATGCTCTTGCTTATTCAATTCCTACAATGTCTTACGGGAAATGAAGACTTTTACAACGATGACGAATGCCTCAATGAGCTAATCAACATGCTCAAGTTTGGGTTACTCTGGGATCACGACATAGCCTTCACCAAATCTCGTCCAGAAG CGGCCGCAAAGGCCAACGGAGAAAGGCTCACCGAGCGATGGCTACCCGACAATACAAAGATTCGTGGCGTCAATCTTGGCTCGCAGTTCATCATTGAACGATGGATGGCTGAAGAGTCATGGAAAAGCATGGGCTGTAGTGCTTACAACGACGAATGGGCATGCGTCGAGGGTATCGGCCAAGCCAAAGCCAACGCTGCCTTTAAAAAGCACTGGGAGACCTGGATCACCGAGGCTGATATAAAGGAGATTGCCAGTCTTGGTCTCAATGCCGTTCGAATTCCTGTAGGATACTGGATGTACGAAGACATTATCCAAGATGGCGAATACTGGCCTCGTGGTGGTATCTGGCATCTTGACCGGATC TCCGTGCCAGATCCTGGGTTCTATACTCCGGAGAACTACGAGCGTGCTTACCGTTTCCTCGAGTGGATGACGAAGCGCATCCACACTAATGGCAACTACACCACTGTTGGAATGCTAGAGGTTTTGAACGAGCCTGTGCATGTACCAAAGTGGAAGGACGAGGCAGCAGATATGATCAAGAACTACTATCCCAACGCATACAAGCGCATCACAGCTATGGAGGGCTACCTTAAGGTTGCTAGCTCTGACCGTTTACACATTCAATTCATG GGCAAGTCTTGGGGATCAGGAGACCCAAGAACCTATCTCCCAGATGACGAACACATATTCTTCGATGCACACAGATACCTGAGCTTCGACAATAGAATTGCAGGTAACAAAAAAGCCTACATACAAACTGCCTGCAATGACGACATGGGAAGACATGTCTTTGTTGGTGAATGGTCTCTGTCGGTCAACAGTACTTTGAAGAATACCGATGAATTCAAGGTTGATGGGCAAGAAACATGGTACAAAGCGTATTGGGCTGCACAGGCAGAGTCTTTTGAGAAGGGTGATGGATGGTTCTTTTGGTCTTGGAAGTGTGACGGTAAACTGGGTAAGCAAGACTGGCGATGGTGTTACCAGTCTGCGGTTGCCGCTGGGGTTATCCCCAAAGATGCTGGCAGTGCTGCGAAATTGAGCCCTTGTGATAGATATACTCGATAA